A DNA window from Luteolibacter luteus contains the following coding sequences:
- a CDS encoding CPBP family intramembrane glutamic endopeptidase has translation MAAALILGAILAPWLYQVGKGLAEVFDDKKGNGPVNFIAKAAGRADFPKFFDRSLMLSAFVLLFPLCSWLRLGKTPGCFRDTPWSLSLPDNVTVRDCGQPLRKNPDGWWQFGTGFFVAAGLLLLSGWLMLQAGCFIWKDALYSSRGVPNKFPMAIDWIAGMKKVLPGALTVTLIEEVLFRGILLGIFLRAMRPAPAIAMLSFLFAFVHFLEPPHGAVVPDPEAANAGFVLLGQIFGRFADPMSMVSRFSILAMVGVVLAYARYRTSSLWLPIGLHLGWAFGMGMFKVATWPVMGLPEAARWLIGMSLLEGLLPLSVIGVTGMLVHAMTRTREPIADYRS, from the coding sequence GTGGCGGCCGCTCTGATTCTAGGCGCCATCCTCGCGCCTTGGCTCTATCAGGTGGGTAAGGGGCTGGCGGAAGTCTTTGACGACAAGAAGGGAAATGGCCCCGTGAATTTCATCGCGAAAGCGGCCGGACGTGCCGATTTCCCGAAGTTCTTCGACCGCTCCCTGATGCTTTCCGCCTTCGTTTTGCTCTTTCCCTTGTGTAGCTGGTTGCGCCTCGGCAAGACTCCGGGCTGCTTCCGGGACACGCCATGGTCCCTCAGCCTGCCGGACAATGTGACCGTGCGCGATTGTGGTCAGCCACTCCGCAAAAATCCCGATGGCTGGTGGCAGTTCGGCACCGGCTTCTTCGTTGCCGCAGGCCTCCTGTTGCTTTCCGGCTGGCTGATGCTCCAAGCGGGCTGCTTCATCTGGAAGGACGCGCTCTACTCCAGCCGCGGCGTGCCAAACAAATTTCCGATGGCGATCGATTGGATCGCCGGCATGAAGAAGGTCCTTCCCGGGGCTCTTACGGTGACCTTGATAGAGGAGGTGCTCTTTCGTGGCATCCTTCTCGGGATTTTCCTGCGGGCGATGAGGCCGGCCCCTGCCATCGCCATGCTCTCCTTCCTCTTCGCCTTCGTCCATTTCCTTGAGCCTCCCCACGGAGCCGTGGTGCCAGACCCGGAAGCTGCGAATGCCGGCTTCGTCCTGCTAGGACAGATTTTCGGGCGCTTCGCCGATCCCATGTCCATGGTCTCGCGATTTTCGATCCTCGCGATGGTGGGCGTGGTTCTCGCCTACGCCCGCTACCGCACATCTTCCCTGTGGTTGCCCATCGGCCTCCACCTCGGTTGGGCCTTCGGCATGGGCATGTTCAAGGTGGCGACCTGGCCGGTGATGGGGCTTCCCGAAGCCGCCCGCTGGTTGATCGGGATGAGCCTTTTGGAAGGCCTCCTGCCGCTCTCGGTGATCGGCGTGACGGGAATGCTGGTGCATGCCATGACCCGCACCCGTGAGCCCATCGCGGACTACCGCAGCTAA
- a CDS encoding ComF family protein gives MDLLYPGVCHRCGEGIPGDRSLCEPCDLTLPSLRTPFCRKCGEEFEGRIEGDFECPNCRDLRFSFDFARPALPNHPALLGMIHELKYLRRIHFGVELGRLTARAFAEDPRLAEALEGKWPLIPVPLHRRRLVWRHFNQAEEIARSLGRHTGLPVCRALSRLRGTESQTRLSRAQRLKNLKGAFALSVSGRKFTAGNPPGAILVDDVFTTGATTNECARVLRRAGVQKVVVVTAMRG, from the coding sequence TTGGACCTGCTCTATCCGGGCGTCTGTCACCGCTGCGGCGAAGGGATTCCCGGAGACCGCTCGCTCTGCGAACCCTGCGATCTCACGCTGCCGTCGCTTCGGACTCCCTTCTGCCGGAAATGTGGTGAGGAATTCGAGGGGCGGATCGAGGGCGATTTCGAGTGCCCGAATTGCCGCGATCTCCGATTTTCCTTCGACTTCGCCCGGCCCGCCCTGCCAAACCATCCGGCGCTGCTGGGCATGATCCATGAGCTGAAATACCTCCGGCGGATCCATTTCGGCGTGGAACTCGGCCGCCTGACGGCTCGGGCCTTCGCCGAGGATCCCCGGCTGGCGGAAGCCCTTGAAGGAAAGTGGCCCCTGATCCCGGTGCCGCTCCATCGTCGGCGCCTCGTCTGGCGTCATTTCAACCAAGCGGAAGAAATCGCCCGTTCCTTGGGACGCCACACCGGGTTGCCTGTCTGCCGCGCTCTTTCCCGCCTGCGCGGCACGGAGAGCCAGACCCGCTTGAGCCGTGCCCAGCGCCTGAAAAACCTGAAAGGTGCCTTCGCTCTCTCCGTCTCCGGGCGAAAATTCACCGCCGGAAATCCCCCCGGAGCCATCCTAGTAGACGACGTTTTCACCACCGGCGCGACCACCAACGAATGTGCCCGCGTACTCCGTCGCGCCGGAGTCCAAAAGGTGGTTGTCGTGACCGCCATGCGTGGTTAG
- the accD gene encoding acetyl-CoA carboxylase, carboxyltransferase subunit beta: MGIFNKPPLRGGRSRDDMPEGLWAKCPDCGAMLHKLELKQHLQTCHHCGHHFLMDSRERIELLADPGSYTETEQGLVSANPLGFSNYAEKISAMREKTGLDDAVVTGRLTIGGKPAMIAVMDFKFFAGSMGSVVGEKITRAVELAIAEKRGMIIISASSGARMQEGMLSLMQMAKTCGALARLSEANLPYISVMTHPTTGGVTASFATVGDINLAEPKCMIGFAGPRVVKETTHQNLPPGFQTAEFMLDHGLIDAIVPRMKLKEKLAQLLAYMMPE, encoded by the coding sequence ATGGGCATTTTCAACAAGCCACCCCTCCGCGGCGGCCGCAGCCGTGACGATATGCCGGAGGGCCTTTGGGCCAAATGTCCCGATTGCGGGGCCATGCTCCACAAGCTGGAACTCAAGCAGCACCTCCAAACCTGTCACCACTGCGGGCATCATTTCCTGATGGATTCGCGCGAGCGGATCGAGTTGCTGGCCGATCCGGGCAGCTACACGGAGACCGAGCAGGGGCTCGTCTCCGCCAACCCGCTGGGCTTTTCCAACTACGCCGAGAAAATTTCCGCCATGCGGGAAAAGACCGGGCTCGATGATGCCGTGGTCACCGGTCGCCTGACCATTGGAGGCAAGCCCGCGATGATCGCGGTCATGGATTTCAAGTTCTTCGCCGGCTCCATGGGCTCCGTGGTCGGAGAGAAAATCACCCGCGCCGTCGAACTCGCGATCGCCGAGAAGCGCGGCATGATCATCATCTCTGCCTCGTCCGGTGCACGCATGCAGGAAGGCATGCTGTCCCTGATGCAGATGGCGAAGACCTGCGGTGCACTTGCCCGGCTCTCTGAGGCAAACCTGCCCTACATTTCGGTCATGACCCACCCGACCACCGGCGGCGTCACGGCTTCCTTTGCGACCGTCGGTGATATCAATCTCGCCGAGCCAAAGTGCATGATCGGTTTCGCCGGTCCGCGTGTGGTGAAGGAGACCACCCACCAGAATCTCCCGCCGGGTTTCCAGACTGCGGAGTTCATGCTCGATCACGGCCTCATCGACGCCATCGTCCCGCGCATGAAGCTGAAGGAGAAGCTGGCCCAGCTGCTGGCTTACATGATGCCGGAGTGA